One stretch of Leadbetterella byssophila DSM 17132 DNA includes these proteins:
- a CDS encoding YjjG family noncanonical pyrimidine nucleotidase, translating into MIKHIFFDLDHTLWDFERNSGVCLEEIHANKIKPYLDFETFTGTFRRVNRGLWRDLEQNLITHDELRRRRFKETLETHSVSCTDADSLAMNEEFMRLLPHQTYLMEGALEVLEYLHGKYNLHIISNGYLDIQTRKMTGSGILSYFQEIITSDVADSRKPDPAIFQFALRKANANPENSVYVGDDEIADKEGAKNAGLPFIWFNPEASETNNAVISQLEQLKEIL; encoded by the coding sequence ATGATTAAACACATCTTTTTTGATTTAGATCATACCCTTTGGGACTTCGAAAGGAATTCAGGTGTTTGCTTGGAAGAAATCCATGCAAATAAGATTAAACCGTACCTGGATTTTGAAACCTTTACTGGCACCTTCAGACGTGTGAACAGGGGACTTTGGCGTGATTTAGAACAGAATCTGATCACCCACGACGAACTACGTAGACGTAGATTCAAAGAGACTCTAGAAACTCATTCTGTAAGTTGTACGGACGCAGATTCTTTAGCCATGAATGAAGAATTTATGCGCTTACTCCCTCATCAAACCTATCTGATGGAAGGTGCTTTAGAAGTCTTAGAATACTTACACGGTAAATATAATCTCCACATCATTAGCAACGGATACCTTGATATCCAAACGCGCAAAATGACTGGTAGTGGTATTCTCTCCTACTTCCAGGAAATTATCACCTCAGATGTGGCTGATAGTAGAAAACCAGACCCTGCCATCTTCCAATTCGCTCTTCGAAAAGCAAACGCAAATCCTGAAAACTCCGTTTATGTGGGAGATGATGAAATTGCCGATAAAGAAGGAGCAAAGAATGCAGGTCTTCCCTTTATCTGGTTCAATCCTGAGGCCTCAGAAACCAACAATGCAGTGATCTCCCAATTAGAGCAACTCAAGGAGATTCTTTAA
- a CDS encoding (2Fe-2S) ferredoxin domain-containing protein codes for MKYEKHVFICTNDKVAPKKCCGSERGMILVNLFKEKMKEKGLNKTMRAQKTGCLDVCAFGPGMVVYPEGVFYGNVTPEDVDEIIESHLENGIPVERLRLPE; via the coding sequence ATGAAATACGAAAAACACGTCTTTATATGTACCAATGACAAAGTAGCTCCTAAAAAATGTTGTGGGAGTGAAAGAGGCATGATTCTGGTTAATCTCTTCAAAGAAAAAATGAAAGAGAAAGGCCTCAATAAAACCATGAGAGCTCAAAAAACAGGTTGCCTTGATGTATGTGCTTTCGGACCGGGAATGGTAGTATATCCGGAAGGCGTATTTTATGGCAATGTCACCCCGGAAGACGTGGATGAAATCATTGAAAGCCATTTGGAAAATGGAATTCCAGTAGAAAGACTTAGACTCCCGGAATGA